TCCAGGTTGTATCGCAGGTGGCTGAAGAATACAGGCTCGTACCTGATACACTGTACCTGACTGTTAACTACATAGATCGGTATCTTTCAGGAAATGTGATGAATAGACAACGTCTGCAGCTGCTTGGTGTTGCTTGCATGATGATAGCTGCGTAAGAAACAGATTTTTGCATTTCaggcatttttcttttctgagtGTTGCCGAGGATCTTCTTGTAAAGCCAAAATATTTAAGTACTCATTCTTATCATGGACAGCAAGTACGAGGAGATCTGTGCACCTCAGGTGGAAGAGTTCTGTTACATTACCGACAATACGTACTTCAAGGAGGAGGTTTGCATCTAACATTTTTGTGCAGTAGGCGTTTGATTGGATTTTCCCTGTTTCTATTCTTAAGACTTTTATTAATGCAGTGGAGCTTGATGTTCATGTAGGTATTGCAAATGGAATCTTCTGTGTTGAATTACTTGAAGTTTGAAATGACTGCTCCCACTGTCAAGTGCTTTTTAAGGTATGTCCGTGCTAATTATTACTTGccatagttttctttttcacattgcTTCATGAGGTGGTGACTGTTTATTCGGCAATGCAATGTAGACGATTTGTTCGTGCTGCACAAGGCGTGAATGAGGTATTTATCTTCAGCTTTGCAACCAGCTTTCTACATGAACTTAATCTCAAGTCATTTAACTGTATACACTGTTGTGCAATTCATTTGCTTCCACAGCTTactaattttgttatttttttacttCTGAAAATTTCTAAGAACAAAATTTGTTTTATGAACTAAAAAATCTACACTATAGGGTCTTCCTGGTTGTCATTAGGAATGCATGATCTTAATGCTAATGAGACTCGGTATTTCTGGCTCTGCTATTTTCTATTTCCAGGTTCCATCTTTGCAACTGGAGTGCATGGCCAACTATATTGCAGAACTCTCTCTACTAGAGTACGATATGCTTTGTTATGCTCCATCTCTTGTAGCTGCATCAGCAATATTTCTGGCCAAATTTGTCATCACCCCTTCGAAGAGACCATGGGTATGACCCTGACTATTTGAATAACTTCTCTTCATACAGAGAGTATGAAGTTGGCTGAGGTTACTTACGCAATATTGTGCAGGACCCGACGTTGCAGCATTACACTCTCTACCAGCCTTCCGATCTGGGAAACTGTGTCAAGGATCTGCATCGGCTGTGTTTTAACAACCATGGTTCGACCTTACCAGCAATCAGGGAGAAGTACAGCCAGCATAAGGTACTGAGCAAGACTTTCTTGCTATCTCTTTGTTTGGAAAATGTGGATTTTTAAGGTTCTCATGCTAAATGAAAGCATTAGTatggtttatggttttttatacttatatgtttgttttttttttttttttttttttggtgaaagtaagaaattttttatacttaTATGTTGGTATCTGTTTTCAGTACAAATACGTGGCCAAGAAGTATTGCCCTCCCTCGATACCTCCGGAGTTTTTCCACAATCTTGTCTATTAGCCGTTGACGACACTCTGCTCCAATGCTCCGTTGGAACCTATCCTCCGTTTGCGCACCAGCAACTCTTACGTGCTTTCGCCCCATAATCCGGTGATTGTCAAAGAGTGTTGATCTGTATTCACTTCGTAAGATTTTAGGATCTCTGTCCCTTTCCCCATCTTCGTTGCTGAAGTGTAAATCCCCTCCTCTCTTTCGAGTTCCGTCATTTTATTTTGCACCGTTGATGATGTTGTACTCTGGTGCACGCGGTTGATTTTAGCCCGGCTGCATGGCCGTACGGAGGATTAGTAGCTTCTTTATGATGAAATATCGTGgcagatttctttttttctttctgttctgTTTTGATTGCTCTTTTTTCCTCCATAGAATGAGCTCACTTCTGCGCAGAAGTTGGTGAAGATACCGGTAAGTTGACTGCTAATGTGAAATTTGAGCTCCCAATCTCTGTGACACAAAAATATTACCCATTCCAAAAGATGGTTCTTAGGTAAAATTACGTGCTAGGTAACTGTGAATACCTTAACCCTCTTGATATGATCTGTTCATGCACAGAGGAAACTTGATTATGTCAAAACATCTCAATTCTCATTTGTTGCAGAGTACACCATCTTCCGGCAGAAAAAAGCTCTTGGTTATCCAGCTACCTCTCTTAACAAAGTAAAATTAGAGTACCCGATCCGGTCTATAAACTTAGAATTCTATGCGGTGTGATATACTGCAAATTAATATTTGAATAAACAACTTATACTTGATGTTCAGCGAGATAATTTGTAACTCAATTTGCGACCTTATTGTGACTCAATTTATGTGGCCGAGTGATGTATGGTCTAGTACACATTCAGGATGAGACCCCGAAATGGTGTAAatgcttcttcttgttttgtgtTGTTACTCATcataagaaaaaattaagacatttctgattttttattttgctaaaaTTAGCATTGTGATTAGCATAAATGAAGTTGCTTGTAATATACACACCGCAAGTGAACCCAATAGATTTCCCAAATCATAACATCGGATGAGTCAAATATGAACAGAGAGGCTTTGAGTCACCAAAGAATGCATGGAATGAAGCAATCTCTTCGAAGGCCATTGGTCTCACTTTTTGAATTCATTTCAACTTCACTAGcatgaaatatttaattatgaaGATAAATAGAGAACTGGAAAGATATAAATGTGGAATCACTTATtttgatatcatgtgagattttatgaTATTACTGTCAATTACTCTTAAAGTTTACATGAATGTATGTTTTAATATTAAGATATTCTATCACCCATGACAATAAGATCTCCATAAGTAGATGGGAGCTTATctatttagggtgcgtttgtttgcgtttctgtttaaaaattgttcaagggaacagaaatagaaaaaaatgtttcgttaacaacaatttttgaacaaaaaacacgtttggtaaacttgttccggaaataaaaataaacaaacacgtttggtaaatttgtataatttttttatttctttttttttatatttttttcttatttttcctttttctttttttttcttttttggccggccgacgagggcggcgcCTCGCCcaccacggtgaggctcgccgacccccggcgagggtcggccgccttggccgggtgagcttgagctcaacccgatccggtgaggccgagctcgcccagcggggcgaggctaagcctcgccGCGGCCACCGCCCGGCGATGCCgactcgcccgatccggcgaggccgagccaccgccagtcggcgtcgcctagcgatggccggcgaggccgaccctcgtcgggggccggcgagcctcgtcgtggctgggcgaggccgtcgGCCATGGTCGAGATCGCcgccatgaaagaaaaaaagaagaagaaaataaaaagaaaaagaagaagaaaataaaaagaaaaagaagaagaaaataaaaaagtgtttctcgcTTTGTTTCGAAAATAAGAAATgcaaatttgttgtttcttatttttttcttttttttttaacaaaagaacaaaaaaggaatgtaaacgcacccaaacgcgtttcgttttttttttttcccagaacaaaaacagaaatttttgttcctgggaacaaaaacaGGTGCCAGCCAAATGCAACCTTAGTCAATGGAGTAGGACACTTTTTCTATGTTCAGGTCAGAGCAATACAAAACACTCTTCACTCGAAGACAAAAAAAGAGGTCCATACATATGAATATAGCTAGTAAGTATTACCTATGTTTGGACAACCATGGCAGATTCTTTCAAGGATGTAACATGTTTGAGCACTACCGTTCAGCTGTTATAGCATCGCTGGGAGAGGTCACGTTATAAAGCACCTTTACACACTTTGCTTTTACttcaaggaaaaatgatattatattGATCCCTAAAATTTGACTCAAATTGTAATGCCATTCTTATAACTTTGATTCATTCAATACGGTGGAGCAATGTCATCTTTTTGTTTGATCAAACAAGTGCGAGAAGTCACCGCAAATTTCTAAATCATTACGAAACATTGCCAATTAGTTCATAAACTATTATCAAATATGCAATTTAGTTCCtagactttcaattttttcaatctaATCTCTCAACTTTAGATAACAAAGTCAAACCAGTCATTTGGTATTATTCACAAATTTTCATGATTACACTATTCCCTagattttaaaatgttttttcattTCAGTCCGTTTCCAAAGTCCAcaaaaatatgatatatttaGTATCCTTTTACCTTTATAGTTTTGATAAATATCAAGACAATGCCGTTTTAATATAAGCTTATAATCTCAAAATGTAGAACCTAAATTAGAGTATAGCGAGTTGATATCTCTAGCTATTTTAAGTCTAGGTGTTTTCTAGGACATTTAGAACCGATAGTTCTTCATAATCGCCtagtttttttatataaaatttcgaactttttttatttcgttttcCATAATTAAATTTAGTGAAGTCTTTCATTTTCAAGCTCTGCAATTAATgacctaaaataaaatattttcgcaaaaataaaacacagatttaccttaaatagaaaataggCACAAACAAGAtgtaaattaatataaatgagtttttattgatgaatttatattatttatagaTATCTTTATTGAAATACTTAGAACTAAAATAACAACCAGATACAACAACGAATGAGATTTTGCTTTTACTATTATAGAGTTTATAAACTAAAATATACTTGAAACTACCATAGTTTTCATTGgaccaaaatgacaaaaattcaaaaacctcatattttttgttttgtatgaAATAGATTGGAATGAAAAGTATTCCAAAATTTGGCCAATtgaatatatatgaaaatttgtGATTAAGTCATACGGGctgatttaatttattatggGATGTCAAGATAGATTGAACAAATCGAAATTTAGGGATTAGATTCACATTTTATAATAGTTTAGAAAGTTGTgactccttcttcttctttttttttaccattttgtgatcaaataaaaatacaaaagtgAACATTTATGAGAAGTCCACATACCGCGAAGCTGCAAATTTCACACCAAGATCATCGACTAAATATCCAAAGATGAGATTAACATTATTAATGTCATTTTCCCTTAATGACGCTGCTGCTTTATCTCCGCCTTATATAGCGGCAGGTGCCACTGTTCTGCCATTTGATTCCGCTCTCTCCTCCGCCACACCCGACTTGCCCCCGTCATCTCCTCCGCCATTCTACGCGACGTTGACTttggccgccgccgccttcgGGGCTGCAATCTTGTCGACTTCATCCGCCTTCTTCTCGCAGTCCTTCAGGAGTTCACTAATCCTCGAGGCCAGGCTCGTCTTAGCTTCAGGAGATACGCCGTGCTTGCCGATCATCGACTCGAATATCGCCTCCGTGAGTTGTCTGTTCTCGATCACCGTGTTCGAGGCTTCGGGCACGGATCCATCTTCAGACAATGCAATCTGTAACCCAGAGGAGGGAAAAACAGTTGATGTACAAGTTACATTAAGCCTCAAAGAACTACTTTCCCCTTAGATTTGGCAACAATCAAGAAAGGACAGCTGAGCAAATATTGACCTAACCGTCGACGTGCTCAAGACTTTCGTATTCGTAATACTTAATCACTAACCGTCAATGATCCGTTGGGCGATAGTGTGAATAGAATCGAGGCGCCGGGCGGGAAGGATTGGTCCTTGAAAACCTCGCGGAATTTCTCAACCGCAACAGCCTCGGCATCAGTGTAGGTTCCAACGGATTGCCAGTATTTGACGCAGTTCTCGGTGACCTTCTCTGCGTATTGAGCTCCCGTCAATGGCAATATCATGGTCACCCGGGAGAATTTCTCGAATGGACCTGCGGGGATTCGCCACACCGGTTAATCATCCCAGTCCAGACTTTAAAACAATCGATCACGAGAACAGAGCTGAAAACCGTTTCCTAAGTGAAAGCTGTGCAAAGAGGGAAGACACGATCGCAGTAGTCTACTCCATAATAAATCAGATACGAGCCCGAAAGCGAATTCATTGTTAAAAGTCGACATCTCTGACTCTACTGAATGATGAAACTGGAACTGATTCTAATCTGCAATTTATATTACAGCATGCGCAACTCCCCTGTGTTTCCCACACGAACAGTTTTCTCATTCTCAGCCTCGTATTGGGGAACTACGGAACTGAAATCAAGGTTAAGGAAAACTAAAACCGAAGCTAGCTTAATGAGACCAAAGTGAGCTATGAAGAACAGAGAGGGCGACCAAAGAGTTAGAAATTCATCTTGCAACTGGTTTGGAGGACTGAGTGTTTGTCCCCTACACGACACAAGCACGACAGGTGAAAGAAGAGAAGGTCCTCCTCCTACACCTTGTATCCTCAGCAAGGTTTACATGGCGATCATGAGGCCGACAAAGCTTTGCTTGCACGGAATCTTTGGACAATTAACCATCCAGGCGAAAACGATTTAAAGCAAAAGAACCCGTCCGTGCATCAATCACGTAAAGATGGTCTTGTTCAGTCTAGACCAGCATATTGAAATCAGGGTTCGACGGACAACCAACCAACCTCCGGGACCAAGATGCTGTTTATGGTCTGGTTCAGTCTACACCAAGAACCAGATCGAGCTGGTATCGACAGGTTTGTTTACTATCGGTTCTAATTTAATAGATCAAAGatacaagaaaaatagatcataCATTCATATGATCTTTTCAAAGTTTCGTACATGGTAGACATTTCAACGGTAGCTTAGATactgttttaatatttttctatattaaTTGACATACTGTCACTGgggattaattaatttttggaaattcagaagaagaaagagagaaggagaaagctGACGTCACGTGAGGTGGCACCACAGTGCCCCATCTCAACTCGCCGATCAGGTCTCCACGACCACGAACAATCGTTACTTTTATACGGTTTAGGAAACCTGATCGTGGGCCCACGAACGTGATGAACGGGCGGATCGGAGCTGGCTCCGACGACGCGAGAGGATCCGGCGCGACGGCCGGCGGTCGGAAGACGTCCACGAAACGTCGTCGGGAACCAAAAGAACAGACGCCAAAAGTCTCCAAATTTTACTCCCCCTCAGACCAaaacagaggaagaaaaaaagaaaataaaaagtcaaaaccCACACTCTGCATCGGCCAATGAGAAACCGCCTCGGACTCCGTCCCTCGCGAgtcaccggccggcgagccGCGTCATGATAGGATCGCTCAATAGGAAAAAAGGACACGGACCTGTGACGACGTCTCGGAAGAACTCGACGGAGTCGGCCAGCTCCTCCGCGCTCTTGCCGCTCCACTTGGCGGCGAGCGACGGCAGCGCCGCGTCCTCCAGGTAGACCCCGATCGCCGTGAACTTGATGAACTTCCCCTGGATCTCCAGGCCTCTCGCCCCTGCACCATCCCCCAcaaaccaaaaagcaaaaaaaaaaagaaaaaaggtcataattttttttttgttgctccTTCTGGAATCTAAGTGAACGGATGACAACAACGGGGGAAACCAGAAAGACGACGGAGCACCTGCGCCGCCGAGGAAGAGGGTCTTGGCGGAGCCAGGCGGCTTGACGGAGGGCGGGAACTTGACGGACTCGACCTGGACCTCGCTGACGGGGACGGAAGGGGGCGGCGCCATCGTCTGTCGGCTGCTGGTTCGGTGGGGGGTCTTGGAATGTCGACGGCAGAGATGTGGGGCGGAACGGAGTGAGTACAGGGCTTTATGACCGGGGGGAGAGGGATGGTAGATGCGGGTCCACGTGCGTAGGTTCGGCTCCCGCCATCCCCATCCACAGCGGCCGCTCAACGCTCCCACGTGTACGGCCAGATCTCGCTTCACCCGTTGAGGATTAACAAATTTCCATCGGGAGAGCCAATGACTGAACGCCCTCGCCTGACTAGCTCGCGCGCGTTCGGGACGGGCGATGTTACGCTACGGGCCCGTGTTTCTGTGCTTTCACCCTAATGGTGCGACCCAACGCCTGTGGGCCGTCGATCCCGACGGATCTCGGCGTGTCCGCGTGATCTGACTGCTCCCGTTTATCTTGATTCTTGGGTTGCGCGAGGACGTAAAAAGGTCAACGGCGACTTTTGAGCGGGCTTCCCGTGTT
The window above is part of the Eucalyptus grandis isolate ANBG69807.140 chromosome 6, ASM1654582v1, whole genome shotgun sequence genome. Proteins encoded here:
- the LOC104450528 gene encoding chalcone--flavonone isomerase encodes the protein MAPPPSVPVSEVQVESVKFPPSVKPPGSAKTLFLGGAGARGLEIQGKFIKFTAIGVYLEDAALPSLAAKWSGKSAEELADSVEFFRDVVTGPFEKFSRVTMILPLTGAQYAEKVTENCVKYWQSVGTYTDAEAVAVEKFREVFKDQSFPPGASILFTLSPNGSLTIALSEDGSVPEASNTVIENRQLTEAIFESMIGKHGVSPEAKTSLASRISELLKDCEKKADEVDKIAAPKAAAAKVNVA